Proteins encoded in a region of the Diospyros lotus cultivar Yz01 chromosome 9, ASM1463336v1, whole genome shotgun sequence genome:
- the LOC127810119 gene encoding uncharacterized protein LOC127810119 isoform X2 yields MLECRYKERRWDLKRLVGSGGMPSSHSATVTALAAAVGLQDGFGGSMFAIALILACVVMYDAFSVRLQAGRQAEVLNQIVYQLPDEHPLAESRPLRELLGHTPPQVIAGGLLGLVTTAIAHLIVASGSQS; encoded by the exons ATGCTTGAATGTAG GTATAAGGAAAGAAGATGGGATCTCAAGCGACTTGTTGGATCTGGTGGAATGCCATCTTCCCATTCTGCAACTGTTACTGCTCTTGCTGCAGCTGTTGGTCTCCAAGATGGTTTCGGAGGATCAATGTTTGCAATTGCATTGATCTTAGCATGTGTT GTGATGTATGATGCATTCAGTGTAAGGTTACAAGCTGGACGCCAAGCAGAG GTCTTGAATCAAATCGTATACCAACTTCCTGACGAACATCCTCTGGCTGAGAGCAGACCACTACGCGAACTTCTGGGGCATACCCCTCCCCAG GTAATTGCTGGTGGGTTGCTGGGACTTGTTACAACAGCAATTGCCCACTTGATTGTTGCATCTGGTAGTCAATCTTGA
- the LOC127810119 gene encoding uncharacterized protein LOC127810119 isoform X1 codes for MVDWGDSSGARQQNTSATAEASSLSLPSSIFNNYPIISALMAFAIAQSIKLFTSWYKERRWDLKRLVGSGGMPSSHSATVTALAAAVGLQDGFGGSMFAIALILACVVMYDAFSVRLQAGRQAEVLNQIVYQLPDEHPLAESRPLRELLGHTPPQVIAGGLLGLVTTAIAHLIVASGSQS; via the exons atggtTGACTGGGGGGACTCATCTGGAGCGCGGCAGCAAAACACATCAGCAACAGCAGAAGCATCTTCTCTGTCTTTGCCGTCGTCAATATTCAACAATTACCCTATCATTTCCGCTCTTATGGCCTTCGCTATTGCTCAATCTATCAAGCTCTTCACCTCCTG GTATAAGGAAAGAAGATGGGATCTCAAGCGACTTGTTGGATCTGGTGGAATGCCATCTTCCCATTCTGCAACTGTTACTGCTCTTGCTGCAGCTGTTGGTCTCCAAGATGGTTTCGGAGGATCAATGTTTGCAATTGCATTGATCTTAGCATGTGTT GTGATGTATGATGCATTCAGTGTAAGGTTACAAGCTGGACGCCAAGCAGAG GTCTTGAATCAAATCGTATACCAACTTCCTGACGAACATCCTCTGGCTGAGAGCAGACCACTACGCGAACTTCTGGGGCATACCCCTCCCCAG GTAATTGCTGGTGGGTTGCTGGGACTTGTTACAACAGCAATTGCCCACTTGATTGTTGCATCTGGTAGTCAATCTTGA